In a genomic window of Arthrobacter woluwensis:
- the pyrE gene encoding orotate phosphoribosyltransferase, whose protein sequence is MTALDAAAARARLLDLIKELAVVHGKVTLSSGKEADYYVDLRRITLHHEASRLVGQVMLQLLDDAGIEFETAGGLTMGADPVGTALMHAAGDAGRSIDAFVVRKAQKSYGMGRQVEGPGVDGRDVVVLEDTSTTGGSALTAIEGVRNAGGNVKAVAVIVDRNTGAKEKIEAEAGVPYLFAFSKDELGLD, encoded by the coding sequence ATGACTGCCCTCGACGCCGCCGCTGCCCGCGCCCGCCTGCTCGACCTCATCAAGGAACTCGCCGTGGTCCACGGCAAGGTGACCCTCTCCAGTGGCAAGGAGGCCGACTACTACGTCGACCTGCGCCGCATCACCCTGCACCACGAGGCCTCCCGCCTGGTGGGCCAGGTCATGCTCCAGCTGCTGGACGACGCCGGCATCGAGTTCGAGACCGCGGGCGGCCTGACCATGGGCGCCGACCCCGTGGGCACCGCGCTCATGCACGCCGCCGGCGACGCGGGCCGCTCCATCGACGCCTTCGTGGTCCGCAAGGCCCAGAAGTCCTACGGCATGGGCCGCCAGGTGGAAGGCCCGGGCGTCGACGGCCGCGATGTCGTGGTCCTCGAGGACACCTCCACCACCGGCGGCTCCGCGCTGACCGCCATCGAGGGCGTCCGCAACGCGGGCGGCAACGTCAAGGCCGTGGCCGTGATCGTGGACCGCAACACCGGCGCCAAGGAAAAGATCGAAGCCGAGGCGGGCGTCCCCTACCTGTTCGCCTTCTCCAAGGATGAACTCGGACTCGACTGA
- a CDS encoding alpha/beta fold hydrolase, which translates to MPGPDGPGTGRDDDGAARRRDLASLLRTAGRMRRFSRRSFLWLGGASAFLAADLAYTRAIAEQRRQTTILTLGDDAPGDAPPDAGWYLLPGFKTSWDEALFILTTLKPAIGRWGRMAAVGYSNLGLSVHDVVDAIAASTRVRGIRHVFLYGHSFGGMLAVQTAVLLWERHQIQVRFILLDSSPASRYDVLDQDSFGGVVYSYEQGVPIPTIVRGGYELGERIVNKHERTWRQILEQTAEQLSPLAPSSFLIQSEAAYVYDFDVRSLAERLSYTSLVFIGNPGDGTVDYYTARQGWRNAFPSQLLSSDIETRGAVPAHASPQWSPQVYHPILEQIMNRYFPL; encoded by the coding sequence GTGCCCGGGCCTGACGGTCCGGGCACAGGGCGCGACGACGACGGCGCGGCCCGCCGTCGCGATCTCGCGTCCCTGCTGCGCACCGCCGGCCGCATGCGCCGGTTCTCGCGGCGGAGTTTCCTCTGGCTGGGCGGCGCCTCCGCGTTCCTCGCCGCGGATCTCGCCTACACGAGAGCCATCGCCGAGCAGCGACGGCAGACCACCATCCTCACCCTCGGTGACGACGCGCCCGGGGACGCCCCTCCCGACGCGGGCTGGTACCTCCTCCCCGGTTTCAAGACCAGCTGGGACGAGGCCCTGTTCATCCTGACGACCCTCAAACCGGCGATCGGCCGCTGGGGGCGGATGGCGGCGGTCGGCTATTCGAATCTCGGCCTGTCCGTCCATGACGTGGTGGACGCCATCGCCGCGTCGACGCGGGTCCGGGGGATCCGCCACGTGTTCCTCTACGGGCACAGTTTCGGCGGGATGCTCGCGGTGCAGACGGCGGTGCTCCTGTGGGAGCGGCATCAGATCCAGGTGCGGTTCATCCTGCTCGACTCGAGCCCCGCGAGCCGTTATGACGTGCTGGACCAGGACTCGTTCGGCGGCGTGGTCTACAGCTACGAACAGGGCGTGCCGATCCCCACGATCGTCCGCGGCGGGTACGAGCTGGGGGAGCGGATCGTCAACAAACACGAGCGGACCTGGCGGCAGATCCTGGAACAGACGGCCGAGCAGCTGAGCCCGCTGGCGCCGTCGTCGTTCCTCATCCAGAGCGAGGCGGCCTACGTGTATGACTTCGACGTGCGCTCGCTGGCCGAGCGGCTGTCCTACACGAGCCTGGTGTTCATCGGGAATCCCGGGGACGGCACGGTGGACTACTACACGGCCCGGCAGGGCTGGCGGAACGCGTTCCCGTCCCAGCTGCTCAGTTCCGACATCGAGACCCGGGGTGCGGTCCCGGCCCATGCGAGCCCACAGTGGAGCCCGCAGGTGTACCACCCGATCCTCGAGCAGATCATGAATCGCTACTTCCCGCTGTGA
- a CDS encoding phosphoribosyltransferase codes for MANNLDDSGVDVLPEPEREVLTWDTFGDASRELAQTVVDSGFQPDVVVAIARGGLLLAGSIAYALGAKACGALNVEFYTGIGTVLPEPVVLPPMLDEGALSGKKVLLVDDVSDSGRTLAKVVDLIGDWGAEVKTVCLYTKPRTILAPDFEWRRTDKWITFPWSSLPPVEPTV; via the coding sequence ATGGCAAACAACCTTGATGATTCCGGGGTGGACGTCCTCCCCGAGCCCGAACGCGAAGTCCTCACCTGGGACACCTTCGGCGACGCGTCGCGTGAGCTGGCCCAGACCGTGGTGGACAGCGGGTTCCAGCCGGACGTGGTGGTGGCGATCGCCCGCGGCGGCCTGCTCCTGGCCGGGTCCATCGCCTACGCCCTCGGGGCCAAGGCCTGTGGCGCCCTGAACGTGGAGTTCTACACCGGGATCGGCACCGTGCTGCCGGAGCCCGTGGTGCTGCCGCCCATGCTGGACGAGGGCGCGCTGAGCGGCAAGAAGGTGCTCCTGGTGGACGACGTCTCCGACTCCGGCCGCACCCTGGCCAAGGTGGTCGACCTGATCGGTGACTGGGGCGCCGAGGTCAAGACCGTCTGCCTCTACACCAAGCCCCGCACTATCCTGGCGCCGGACTTCGAGTGGCGCCGCACGGACAAGTGGATCACCTTCCCGTGGTCCTCCCTGCCCCCGGTCGAGCCGACGGTCTGA
- a CDS encoding HAD-IIA family hydrolase — MSDAERSPLRNHRSGQEIECWLTDMDGVLVHENHAIPGAAELIQRWVDTSKRFLVLTNNSIFTPRDLAARLASSGLEVPEENIWTSALATAQFLKEQVHSSDSGNRAYTIGEAGLTTALHEAGFILTDQDPDFVVLGETRTYSFEAITMAIRLILAGARFIATNPDATGPSKEGPMPATGAIAALITKATGREPYIVGKPNPMMFRSAMNRIDAHSETTAMIGDRMDTDIVAGMEAGLHTVLVLSGITRSDEISSYPFRPNQVLTSVAALVDQI; from the coding sequence ATGAGCGACGCCGAACGCAGTCCCTTGCGCAATCACCGGAGCGGTCAGGAGATCGAATGCTGGCTCACCGACATGGACGGCGTGCTGGTTCACGAGAATCACGCCATCCCCGGAGCCGCGGAACTGATCCAGCGCTGGGTGGACACCTCCAAGCGCTTCCTCGTCCTGACCAACAACTCCATCTTCACGCCGCGTGACCTGGCCGCCCGCCTGGCGTCCTCCGGCCTGGAGGTGCCCGAGGAGAACATCTGGACCTCCGCGCTGGCCACCGCCCAGTTCCTGAAGGAGCAGGTGCACAGCTCGGACAGCGGCAACCGCGCCTACACGATCGGTGAGGCCGGACTGACGACGGCGCTCCACGAGGCAGGCTTCATCCTCACCGATCAGGACCCGGACTTCGTGGTGCTCGGCGAGACCCGGACCTACTCCTTCGAAGCGATCACCATGGCCATCCGCCTCATCCTGGCGGGCGCGCGGTTCATCGCGACCAACCCGGACGCCACCGGCCCCTCGAAGGAAGGCCCCATGCCGGCCACGGGCGCCATCGCCGCGCTCATCACCAAAGCCACGGGCCGCGAACCGTACATCGTGGGCAAGCCCAATCCGATGATGTTCCGCTCGGCCATGAACCGCATCGACGCCCACTCCGAGACCACGGCCATGATCGGCGACCGCATGGACACCGACATCGTGGCGGGCATGGAGGCCGGCCTGCACACGGTGCTCGTGCTCTCCGGCATCACCCGGAGCGACGAGATCAGCTCCTACCCGTTCCGGCCCAACCAGGTCCTCACGAGCGTCGCGGCGCTTGTCGACCAGATCTGA